One region of Sphingomonas adhaesiva genomic DNA includes:
- a CDS encoding SDR family NAD(P)-dependent oxidoreductase → MPHPRRHPLFDLSGQVALVTGGSRGLGRQMALAFADAGADVIISSRKADACEAVADEVRARGRRAAAMPAHAGRWEEMDALAERAWREFGRVDLLVANAGMGPMTPSHEVSEALFDSVVSLNFKGPFRLIANIADRMARGHGGSVIATSSIAALEPMPAVVAYAGAKAALNAMVVGMAAEYAPSVRINAIAAGPFLTDIAKAWTEEARERAANALGRPGRPEEIVTTALWMASPASSFVTGTVVRCDGGRR, encoded by the coding sequence ATGCCCCACCCCCGGCGCCACCCCCTGTTCGACCTGTCGGGTCAGGTCGCGCTCGTCACCGGCGGATCGCGCGGGCTGGGGCGTCAGATGGCGCTGGCCTTCGCCGATGCCGGCGCCGACGTCATCATCTCCAGCCGCAAGGCCGACGCGTGCGAGGCGGTCGCCGACGAGGTCCGCGCCAGGGGTCGCCGCGCCGCCGCGATGCCTGCGCACGCCGGCCGCTGGGAGGAGATGGACGCGCTGGCCGAGCGCGCGTGGCGCGAGTTCGGGCGCGTCGACCTGCTGGTCGCCAACGCCGGCATGGGGCCGATGACCCCCAGCCACGAGGTGAGCGAGGCGCTGTTCGACAGCGTCGTGTCGCTGAACTTCAAGGGGCCCTTCCGCCTGATCGCCAACATCGCCGATCGCATGGCGCGTGGGCACGGCGGCAGCGTCATCGCCACCTCCTCGATCGCCGCGCTGGAGCCGATGCCCGCGGTCGTCGCCTATGCCGGGGCGAAGGCCGCGCTCAACGCCATGGTCGTCGGCATGGCGGCGGAATATGCGCCCAGCGTCCGCATCAACGCGATCGCCGCCGGCCCCTTCCTGACCGACATCGCCAAGGCCTGGACCGAGGAGGCCCGCGAGCGCGCGGCCAATGCGCTCGGCCGCCCCGGACGGCCCGAGGAGATCGTGACCACCGCCTTGTGGATGGCCAGCCCCGCGTCCTCCTTCGTCACCGGCACCGTGGTGCGCTGCGACGGAGGCCGGCGATGA
- a CDS encoding HNH endonuclease, whose amino-acid sequence MKRKAGLAEAAARAAATRDAPAACALCGRPLGLRVEWHHVVPRSEGGVKTAPLHPICHRALHAAADNATLARAGTLEAVREWPAIARFLRWVAGKPADFHAPTRRGR is encoded by the coding sequence GTGAAGCGCAAGGCGGGGCTGGCGGAGGCGGCGGCCCGGGCGGCGGCGACACGCGACGCGCCCGCCGCCTGCGCCTTGTGCGGGCGACCGCTGGGGCTGCGGGTCGAGTGGCATCACGTCGTCCCGCGCAGCGAGGGCGGGGTGAAGACCGCGCCGCTGCATCCGATCTGCCACCGTGCGCTGCATGCCGCGGCGGACAATGCGACGCTGGCACGCGCCGGAACGCTGGAGGCGGTGCGCGAATGGCCCGCGATCGCGCGGTTCCTGCGCTGGGTCGCGGGCAAGCCGGCCGACTTTCACGCACCGACACGCCGCGGCCGGTGA
- a CDS encoding opacity protein, with the protein MRKLVLAAVAASAAFVATPSLAQDMASDTGTTATAPDGTRAFGIEPYFGIRGGWEEFSKDSVPGAPIGDKLNGSLVEGLLGVNVPLGAFFVGAEGNVAKGVSGDIDWQYGAAGRFGLRAGESGMIYGKVGYQWVNFDKRVDTNQDFHDVTYGVGFEVGPKEIGLGGITGNSGVRLRGEVSTFGWTNSFRPTLGIIAHF; encoded by the coding sequence ATGCGTAAGCTCGTTCTTGCGGCCGTTGCCGCTTCGGCCGCGTTCGTGGCCACCCCGTCGCTGGCGCAGGACATGGCGTCGGACACCGGCACCACCGCCACCGCACCCGATGGCACCCGCGCGTTCGGGATCGAGCCGTATTTCGGCATCCGCGGCGGCTGGGAGGAATTTTCCAAGGACAGCGTCCCCGGCGCGCCGATCGGCGACAAGCTGAACGGGTCGCTGGTCGAGGGTCTGCTGGGCGTCAACGTTCCGCTCGGCGCGTTCTTCGTCGGTGCCGAGGGCAATGTCGCCAAGGGCGTGTCGGGCGACATCGACTGGCAGTATGGCGCCGCCGGCCGCTTCGGCCTGCGTGCCGGCGAAAGCGGCATGATCTACGGCAAGGTCGGCTACCAGTGGGTGAACTTCGACAAGCGCGTCGACACCAACCAGGACTTCCACGACGTGACCTACGGCGTCGGCTTCGAGGTGGGGCCGAAGGAGATCGGTCTGGGCGGCATCACCGGCAATTCCGGCGTGCGCCTGCGCGGCGAGGTGTCGACCTTCGGCTGGACCAACAGCTTCCGTCCGACGCTGGGCATCATCGCCCATTTCTGA
- a CDS encoding S8 family serine peptidase → MMRPPRPLLAAAMLLALPAAAAAQLVPPLGGVVGRTLSGVAQTLSPVEATLSDARSLARDQLRRVRDLARRYPDRIEIDRAGDAVRAGELVVVDPDDTVVAAAQAQGFRLIAREDLGDLGIGYARFRTPQGQSVDRALPRLRALAPGREVSADPLHFPGGALGTTTLAMAAPPAAPGGARIGLIDGGVRAGTPGLIRQQAFAAGAPRPNDHAAAIASLLTGGGGIRASAPGAALLVADVYGSDPAGGNAVAIARALAWLTREQVPVAVVSLVGPANPLLARVVAAARRRGTIVVAAVGNDGPAAPPAYPASYPQALAVTGVDARGRPLIEAGHATKLDYAAPGADLLALDRNGRARSVRGTSFAAPFVAARLAAHLPDLDRALAALDREAQRGGRATGRGILCTDCRTPPR, encoded by the coding sequence ATGATGCGCCCTCCCCGTCCTCTCCTCGCCGCCGCCATGCTGCTGGCGCTGCCGGCCGCCGCCGCCGCGCAGCTCGTCCCGCCGCTGGGGGGCGTCGTCGGGCGCACGCTAAGCGGCGTCGCGCAGACGCTCTCTCCCGTGGAGGCGACGCTGTCGGACGCGCGCTCCCTCGCACGCGACCAGCTGCGCCGTGTCCGCGACCTAGCGCGGCGCTATCCCGACCGCATCGAAATCGACCGCGCGGGCGACGCGGTCCGCGCGGGCGAACTGGTCGTCGTCGACCCCGACGACACCGTCGTCGCCGCGGCACAGGCGCAGGGTTTCCGCCTGATCGCCCGCGAGGATCTGGGCGATCTCGGCATCGGCTATGCCCGCTTTCGCACGCCGCAGGGCCAGTCGGTCGACCGTGCGCTGCCCCGTCTGCGCGCGCTGGCGCCCGGACGCGAGGTCAGCGCCGACCCGCTCCACTTCCCCGGCGGTGCGCTCGGCACGACGACCCTCGCCATGGCCGCGCCCCCCGCTGCGCCAGGCGGCGCACGGATCGGCCTCATCGACGGCGGGGTGCGCGCCGGCACGCCCGGCCTGATCCGGCAACAGGCATTCGCCGCCGGCGCGCCGCGCCCCAACGACCACGCCGCCGCTATCGCCTCGCTGCTCACCGGCGGCGGCGGCATCCGTGCCAGCGCGCCCGGCGCCGCGCTCCTTGTCGCCGACGTCTATGGCAGCGACCCCGCGGGCGGCAACGCGGTCGCGATCGCGCGCGCGCTCGCCTGGCTGACGCGCGAGCAGGTGCCGGTCGCGGTCGTCAGCCTCGTCGGCCCCGCCAACCCGCTGCTGGCGCGCGTCGTCGCGGCGGCACGCCGGCGCGGGACGATCGTCGTTGCCGCGGTCGGCAACGACGGCCCCGCCGCGCCCCCCGCCTATCCCGCCTCCTACCCGCAGGCGCTGGCCGTCACCGGCGTCGACGCCCGCGGGCGCCCCCTGATCGAGGCCGGGCACGCGACGAAGCTCGATTACGCCGCGCCGGGCGCCGACCTGCTCGCGCTCGACCGGAACGGCCGCGCCCGCAGCGTGCGCGGCACCTCCTTCGCCGCCCCGTTCGTCGCCGCCCGCCTCGCCGCGCACCTGCCCGACCTCGACCGCGCGCTCGCCGCGCTCGACCGCGAGGCGCAGCGCGGCGGTCGCGCCACGGGTCGCGGCATCCTGTGCACCGACTGCCGCACGCCGCCGCGCTAG
- a CDS encoding RNA polymerase sigma factor gives MPGSSSFTDELLTLIPRLRRFAHALARDGADADDLLQASVERALVRQDQWQPGTRLDSWMYRIMRNLWIDTARATRRRSETFVPPDAGEEVGAMGEQEASVELHHVMRAMQTLPAEQREAVALVVVEGFAYKEAAEILDVPIGTLTSRLVRGREALMTRLGEAA, from the coding sequence GTGCCGGGATCGTCGAGCTTCACGGACGAATTGCTGACGCTGATACCGCGCCTGCGCCGCTTCGCGCACGCGCTGGCACGTGACGGTGCCGATGCCGACGACCTGTTGCAGGCGTCGGTCGAGCGCGCGCTGGTGCGGCAGGATCAGTGGCAGCCGGGCACCCGGCTCGACAGTTGGATGTACCGGATCATGCGCAACCTGTGGATCGATACCGCGCGCGCCACGCGGCGCCGCAGCGAGACGTTCGTCCCGCCCGACGCGGGGGAGGAGGTGGGCGCGATGGGCGAGCAGGAGGCGAGCGTGGAACTGCACCACGTGATGCGCGCGATGCAGACGCTGCCCGCCGAACAGCGCGAGGCGGTCGCCCTCGTGGTGGTGGAGGGCTTCGCCTACAAGGAGGCGGCCGAGATCCTGGACGTGCCGATCGGCACGCTCACCTCGCGGCTGGTGCGCGGGCGCGAGGCCCTGATGACGCGACTGGGAGAAGCGGCATGA
- a CDS encoding anti-sigma factor family protein, whose translation MTIEPETLMAYADGALDPIAAKRVERAIAEDPRLGEDVARHRALAARLRGGLAPAATVPDAIARRLADAGKVTPLRRPERAPMRRWARNWAGGGAVAASLLVGAMVGQMLPRDTGAIALDDGRAVVRGDIARALDTQLASTQPADAPVRVGLTFRDAGGALCRTFERQAVAGIACAARDGWGVARLYGGAAQERSEFRQAASAQAAMMADVDAMAKGDPMDAAAERKALAELRSDRD comes from the coding sequence ATGACGATCGAGCCGGAGACCCTGATGGCCTATGCCGATGGCGCGCTGGACCCGATCGCGGCGAAGCGCGTGGAGCGTGCCATCGCGGAGGATCCGCGGCTGGGCGAGGACGTGGCACGCCACCGCGCGCTCGCGGCGCGGCTGCGCGGCGGGCTGGCGCCGGCGGCGACGGTCCCCGATGCGATCGCGCGGAGGCTGGCGGATGCGGGCAAGGTGACGCCGCTGCGCCGCCCGGAGCGTGCGCCGATGCGGCGCTGGGCAAGGAACTGGGCAGGCGGCGGGGCGGTCGCGGCCAGCCTGCTGGTCGGCGCGATGGTCGGGCAGATGCTGCCGCGCGACACGGGAGCGATCGCGCTGGACGATGGGCGCGCGGTGGTGCGCGGCGACATCGCGCGGGCGCTCGACACGCAACTGGCCTCCACCCAGCCGGCGGATGCGCCGGTACGCGTCGGCCTGACGTTCCGCGACGCCGGGGGGGCGCTCTGCCGCACCTTCGAGCGGCAGGCGGTGGCGGGGATCGCCTGCGCCGCCCGCGACGGCTGGGGCGTGGCGCGGCTGTACGGCGGGGCAGCGCAGGAGCGCAGCGAGTTCCGGCAGGCCGCATCGGCGCAGGCGGCAATGATGGCGGATGTCGACGCGATGGCGAAGGGTGATCCGATGGACGCCGCCGCAGAACGGAAAGCGCTGGCGGAGTTGAGATCGGATCGCGACTGA
- a CDS encoding carbohydrate porin — MLRSSIGTIVGALTLLMAVPASAQDEDPAEPAVAFNLRYKADVLGVVHGGVRKGVRYLDNLDATMAVDLERVAKLSNTRAFVYLLYNNGTSFSPALAGDAQIVSNIETGVQAVRLYEAWIEHGDERLAARVGLYDVSSEFDMLESSAMFVNSAFGTGTDLSQTGNNGPSIFPVTAPGVRLQGMIGEHLTLRGAVLEGTPGDPRHPGRTVIALQPRDGIFAIAEADVHAGTARLIAGTWRYTAKFEIQRGPDDGETGREPAMGTGNAGVYIRGEAQVAGNEERSLAAFFRLGTAAGRFNLFDHFGSVGVNARGLFEREGQGELGVGIAHARTSALTRSVTPDTALGETAFELSYRTKLTPHLAVQPDVQYIIDPSGSTRQRDVLVVGIRFDAILRP; from the coding sequence GTGCTGCGGTCGTCGATCGGGACTATTGTCGGTGCGCTGACACTGCTGATGGCGGTGCCCGCCTCCGCGCAGGACGAGGATCCGGCGGAGCCCGCGGTCGCGTTCAACCTGCGCTACAAGGCGGATGTGCTGGGCGTGGTCCATGGCGGGGTGCGCAAGGGCGTGCGCTATCTCGACAATCTGGACGCGACGATGGCGGTCGATCTGGAGCGGGTGGCGAAGCTGTCGAACACCCGCGCCTTCGTCTATCTGCTCTACAACAACGGCACCAGCTTCTCGCCCGCGCTGGCGGGCGATGCGCAGATCGTGTCGAACATCGAGACCGGCGTGCAGGCGGTGCGATTGTACGAGGCATGGATCGAACACGGCGACGAGCGGCTGGCGGCGCGGGTCGGGCTGTACGACGTCAGCAGCGAGTTCGACATGCTCGAATCCTCGGCGATGTTCGTCAACAGCGCGTTCGGGACCGGGACCGACCTGTCGCAGACGGGCAATAACGGACCGTCGATCTTCCCGGTGACGGCGCCGGGCGTGCGCCTGCAGGGCATGATCGGCGAGCATCTGACGCTGCGCGGCGCGGTGCTGGAGGGGACGCCCGGCGATCCCCGTCATCCGGGGCGCACCGTGATCGCGCTACAGCCGCGTGACGGCATCTTCGCGATCGCGGAGGCGGACGTGCATGCCGGGACGGCGCGGCTGATCGCGGGGACGTGGCGCTATACCGCCAAGTTCGAGATCCAGCGCGGACCCGATGACGGCGAGACCGGGCGGGAGCCGGCGATGGGCACCGGCAACGCGGGCGTCTACATCCGCGGCGAGGCGCAGGTGGCGGGGAACGAGGAACGCTCGCTCGCCGCGTTCTTCCGGCTGGGCACCGCGGCGGGGCGCTTCAACCTGTTCGACCATTTCGGCAGCGTCGGCGTCAATGCGCGCGGGCTGTTCGAACGCGAGGGGCAGGGCGAGCTGGGCGTCGGCATCGCGCACGCGAGAACCTCCGCGCTGACGCGGTCGGTGACGCCCGATACCGCGCTGGGCGAGACGGCGTTCGAACTGTCCTATCGCACGAAGCTGACGCCGCATCTCGCGGTCCAGCCGGACGTGCAATATATCATCGATCCGTCGGGCAGCACGCGGCAGCGCGACGTGCTGGTGGTGGGTATCCGCTTCGACGCGATCCTGCGACCCTGA
- a CDS encoding Ig-like domain-containing protein produces MVTTPEYTRYFKLGDSDFFEDWSTTAANVAADDWSKAPYWVGYLGDVSSSTSANAVPANSTTITDLGNIDAVILGSNVASTSGGVGVFQSLADPIVALQGSGTADSPSLVLHLDATGRSGLTLSFDLRDVDSTADNASQSFAVQYRVGDGGTWTTLQYVVDASDGPSLTKSVNYPDIALPSALDGQSQIQIRFATSNATGSDEWVGVDNIRVTSVAGGVSDTVAPTLTGSTPADDAAGVATDANIVLRFSEPVYAGTGDIVLAGDNGDTRTIAVGDTGQVTISGSTVTINPAADLAGGVRYQVQVASGVLVDVAKNAYAGTAGDPIDFTVANPLQQIAIGTIQGERHVSEFVGATVLTQGVVTAIDTTGSRGFWMQDPNGDGNARTSDAIFVFTGAAPTVTVGQSVQVQGVVNEYTAGIATNLPVTQLTAPVITTLAAPLGTVTATEIGAGKLLPPTSVIENDGFSSFDPQTDGADFYEALEGMVVTIHGATAVAPSSGGSTWVIADGGIGATGVNGRGGITLTGGDIVTADFNPERIQVYVDSGVLANFSPNYVMGDRLGDVTGVIHYFGGNYELIATSIQNTTSTAIPPRETTALVGDGDHLTFAEYNIENFSAVAPQADIDQRASDIANNLKAPDIVALVEVQDNDGPGNGTDLTGTASAQKLIDAIVAAGGPRYAYVEVAPTVANTNGGQNNGNIRNGFLYNTDRVGYVDGSARLVADPDLSNGDAFRNSRKPLVADFTFNGQTVTTVAVHNQARIGSDPLFGAVQPPANAGEQVRNDQSAALAAYIQKLQLADPNAKIAVAGDFNGFYFEQSLTVLEQNGSLTNLTRQLSPEERYTTIFEGNSQQLDHILASSGLAADSQFDIVHLNTGFADPVSDHDPTLARFRVDAAIVLGGGADDVGYARAARAVTVNAGAGDDAVTGSAFADTLFGGAGADRLRGGAGNDTIRGGTGADRVHGGAGNDTFVFLAGDLADPAANGGQFDHVIDFHGAGTSGTGEQDFLSFTGFGATARLEYVRDLGGNATTQIYRVVTDAGVAGQLLVQMADGTNKLTAGDYSFF; encoded by the coding sequence ATGGTGACGACGCCGGAATACACGCGCTATTTCAAGCTCGGCGACAGCGACTTCTTCGAGGATTGGAGCACGACGGCCGCGAACGTCGCCGCCGACGACTGGAGCAAGGCCCCTTACTGGGTCGGCTATCTCGGCGATGTCTCCAGCTCGACCAGCGCGAACGCGGTCCCCGCCAATTCGACCACCATCACCGATCTCGGCAACATCGACGCGGTGATCCTCGGCAGCAACGTCGCCAGCACCAGCGGCGGCGTGGGCGTGTTCCAGTCGCTCGCCGATCCGATCGTCGCGCTGCAGGGCTCCGGCACCGCGGATTCCCCCAGCCTCGTCCTGCATCTCGACGCCACCGGCCGGTCGGGCCTGACGCTGTCGTTCGACCTGCGCGACGTGGATTCGACCGCCGACAACGCGTCGCAGAGCTTCGCCGTCCAGTATCGCGTCGGCGACGGCGGCACCTGGACCACGCTGCAATATGTCGTCGACGCGTCCGACGGACCCTCGCTGACGAAGTCGGTGAACTATCCCGACATCGCGCTTCCCTCCGCGCTCGACGGGCAGAGCCAGATCCAGATCCGCTTCGCCACGTCCAACGCGACCGGCAGCGACGAATGGGTCGGTGTCGACAACATCCGCGTCACCTCGGTCGCGGGCGGCGTCAGCGACACCGTCGCGCCGACGCTGACCGGCTCAACCCCGGCGGACGACGCCGCGGGCGTGGCGACCGACGCGAACATCGTCCTGCGCTTTTCGGAGCCGGTCTATGCCGGCACCGGCGACATCGTGCTGGCCGGCGACAATGGCGATACCCGCACCATCGCGGTGGGCGACACCGGCCAGGTGACCATTTCGGGCAGCACCGTGACGATCAACCCCGCCGCGGACCTCGCCGGCGGCGTCCGCTATCAGGTGCAGGTCGCCTCCGGCGTGCTCGTCGACGTCGCGAAGAACGCCTATGCGGGCACCGCGGGCGACCCGATCGACTTCACCGTCGCCAATCCGCTTCAGCAGATCGCGATCGGCACCATCCAGGGCGAGCGGCACGTGTCCGAGTTCGTCGGCGCCACCGTCCTGACACAGGGCGTGGTCACCGCGATCGACACCACCGGCTCGCGCGGCTTCTGGATGCAGGACCCGAACGGCGACGGCAACGCGCGGACATCGGACGCGATCTTCGTCTTCACCGGCGCGGCGCCGACCGTCACGGTCGGCCAGTCGGTGCAGGTGCAGGGCGTGGTCAACGAATATACCGCCGGCATCGCCACCAACCTGCCGGTGACGCAGCTGACCGCGCCGGTCATCACCACGCTCGCCGCCCCGCTGGGCACCGTCACCGCGACGGAGATCGGCGCGGGCAAGCTGCTGCCGCCGACCTCCGTCATCGAGAACGACGGCTTCTCCAGCTTCGATCCGCAGACCGACGGCGCCGATTTCTACGAGGCGCTGGAGGGCATGGTCGTCACCATCCACGGCGCGACCGCGGTCGCGCCCAGCAGCGGGGGCTCGACCTGGGTCATCGCGGACGGCGGCATCGGCGCGACGGGCGTCAACGGCCGCGGCGGCATCACGCTGACCGGCGGGGACATCGTCACCGCCGACTTCAACCCGGAGCGGATCCAGGTCTATGTCGACTCGGGCGTGCTGGCGAACTTCAGCCCGAACTACGTCATGGGCGACAGACTGGGCGACGTGACCGGCGTCATCCACTATTTCGGCGGCAATTACGAGCTGATCGCCACCTCGATCCAGAACACCACGTCGACCGCGATCCCCCCGCGCGAGACGACGGCGCTGGTCGGCGATGGCGACCACCTGACCTTCGCCGAATACAATATCGAGAATTTCAGCGCGGTCGCGCCGCAGGCCGACATCGATCAGCGTGCCAGCGACATCGCCAACAATCTGAAGGCGCCCGACATCGTCGCGCTGGTCGAGGTGCAGGACAATGACGGTCCCGGAAACGGCACCGACCTGACCGGCACCGCCAGCGCGCAGAAGCTGATCGACGCGATCGTCGCCGCCGGCGGCCCGCGCTACGCCTATGTCGAGGTCGCGCCGACCGTCGCCAACACCAACGGCGGGCAGAACAACGGCAACATCCGCAACGGCTTCCTCTACAACACCGACCGCGTCGGCTATGTCGACGGCAGCGCGCGGCTGGTCGCCGATCCCGACCTTTCGAACGGCGACGCCTTCCGCAACAGCCGCAAGCCGCTGGTCGCGGACTTCACCTTCAACGGCCAGACGGTGACCACGGTCGCGGTCCACAACCAGGCGCGCATCGGCAGCGACCCGCTGTTCGGCGCGGTGCAGCCGCCGGCGAACGCGGGCGAGCAGGTCCGCAACGATCAGAGCGCGGCGCTCGCGGCCTATATCCAGAAGCTCCAGCTCGCCGACCCGAATGCGAAGATCGCGGTCGCGGGCGACTTCAACGGCTTCTACTTCGAACAGTCGCTCACCGTGCTGGAGCAGAACGGCAGCCTGACGAACCTGACGCGTCAGCTGTCGCCCGAGGAACGCTACACCACCATCTTCGAGGGCAATTCGCAGCAGCTCGACCACATCCTCGCCTCCTCCGGGCTGGCGGCGGATTCGCAGTTCGACATCGTCCATCTCAACACCGGCTTCGCCGATCCGGTCAGCGATCACGATCCGACGCTGGCCCGCTTCCGCGTCGATGCCGCGATCGTGCTGGGCGGCGGCGCGGACGACGTCGGCTACGCGCGGGCGGCACGGGCGGTGACCGTGAATGCGGGCGCGGGCGACGATGCGGTCACCGGCTCGGCCTTCGCCGATACGCTGTTCGGCGGGGCGGGGGCGGATCGCCTGCGCGGCGGTGCCGGCAACGATACGATCCGCGGCGGCACCGGGGCGGATCGCGTCCACGGCGGTGCGGGCAACGACACGTTCGTGTTCCTGGCGGGCGATCTCGCCGACCCCGCCGCCAACGGCGGACAGTTCGACCACGTCATCGACTTCCACGGCGCGGGCACCAGCGGCACCGGGGAGCAGGACTTCCTGTCCTTCACCGGCTTCGGCGCGACCGCGCGGCTGGAATATGTCCGCGACCTGGGCGGCAACGCCACCACGCAGATCTACCGCGTGGTCACCGACGCCGGCGTGGCGGGCCAGCTGCTGGTCCAGATGGCGGACGGCACCAACAAGCTGACCGCGGGCGACTATTCCTTCTTCTGA